Genomic window (Aureibacillus halotolerans):
AGTTACCAAACGACATTCGTGTAAAAGGCACCAGGTGATCTACCTTGAAACATTGCACGTACTTGCCTTATTTGGTTGCAACACGGCTTTTTACCCTCTATACGAGACCGAGCCACCATAAAACAATGGACGCAGAAACAAACATCAGCGTAGTCAACATACGTAGACTCTAGTGGGATCAGCGCGAGCTGAAGATCCCCTCGGAAAGCCTGCTTTTTCGAGGAAGCTGAAGCCGTGCCCCACTGAAAGCGAAGTATGTTGACGGAGCGGTCGTCATTCCCGTACCCCCTAGCGCATCTTCAACTCGTAAAGACCTCGTCGTGTTTTCTTTGCTGTTGGAGTCTCACTAGTTACCGCTTTGGGTTAGTGTAAAGAACGAATGAAATGAAATGAGATAGACCTTGTTGGTTCAATTTCGACCATGACCAACTAAGTTAGTTGAAAGGGCACTGGTCGTCTCCAAACTTCTTTATGTCTAATGTAAAAGAAGCGTGCATATATATCGAATGACGTATGCATTGGAGGAGACGAATGTTGAGGGAACGGTATTTGCTTTGTATTTTAATGGTCGTTGCGTTAACTTGGCTAACGTATCCATATCTGCTTGCACAAACCGCAAGTCAAGAGGGAGCTGCCTTTGCTTCGTTATGGTTTTGTCTGGCTGGACTCGCGGTTTTTGGCAACTTGATCGCTTACATGCAAGCTCGTCCAACGAGACGAATCGCTCGTTCTACAGCAGCTGGGGCAATACAACGGAAACGAGTTCAGAAGCAACGAGTGTTTTCAAGATGAAGCAGGCGGATGGCAAACGCTCGCTACCTTTGTTGCTTTGTCTTGTACGGTGCTTATTGCCCATATGGCAACTCCGCTCCTTGAGCAGGGAGCATACACATCTTTCCAGGCGGATGTATTGTACGTTCTGAAACAACGGTTGCAGGCAAAGCACCGTTGTTTTTGTCTTTTAATAAAGGTAGTTTAAACTTAAGTGGTGGATTTAAAGAATCCAGAAAACCGCTTTCAAAGTGGATCCGATTGAATGCATGAGCGAAGAACAGTATAATAGGGAGTACTTGAAGCTAATGTAAAAAGGTGACCTTTCTATGGCGACAAAACATGAGCAAATTCTACAGTTTATTTATTCCCTAGACGTTGGACAGCGAATTTCGGTTCGTGGGATTGCGAAAGCAATGAATGTCAGCGATGGGACTGCTTATCGAGCGATTAAAGAAGCTGAAAATAAGGGCTTTGTGAGCACAATTGAACGAGTCGGTACGATTCGTATTGAAAAAAAGGATCGGAATAATTTTCAAGAACTGACCTATGCGGAAGTCGTCAACGTCATCGATGGACAGGTTCTCGGTGGAAAAGAAGGCTTACATAAGACGTTGAATAAATTTGTCATCGGTGCAATGAAACTTGATGCGATGATGACGTATACCGAAGCAGGAAATTTACTGATCGTTGGGAATCGAATTGAAGCCCATAAGCTTGCATTAGAAGCAGGGGCAGCGGTGTTAATCACTGGTGGCTTTAACACGGATGATGATGTAAAAGCCCTGGCTGACGAGCATAAGCTTCCTATTATTTCAAGCAAACATGATACCTTTACGGTAGCAGACATGATCAACCGGGCAATTTACGATCAAATGATTAAAAAGGAAATTGTGTTCGTAGAGGACATCCAAACGTCTTTTGAACATACTCATTATTTGTATACAACCGATCCAGTGCAACGGTGGCTCGATAAGAATGAAGAAACAAACCATAGCCGATACCCGGTTGTTGATGAACATCGAAAAGTCGTTGGCATGGTAACCTCTAGAGATATCTTGCATCATGAGGCTGGAGAGCTTATTGAGAAAGTGATGTCAAAGCAGCTATTTACGATTACAAAAAAGACCACTGTCGCTTCAGCCGCCCAGATGATGATTTGGAATGGCATTGAGATGGTACCTGTGGTCGATGAGATGCAGCGTTTGGTGGGCATCATCAGCCGTCAGGATGTACTTAAAGCGCTACAAAGGCATCCGCAATCAAGTGGGGAAACCCTTGATAATGCGATTCTCGCCAGTTTAAAAACGGTGCATAATCAACGAAATGAAAGAACATATACTTGTGAACTCACACCACAAATGACCAATGCGCTTGGTACGATGTCTTATGGTGTATTTACAACATTACTCGTGGAAGCAGCCACGCGACTTTTAAACATTCATCGGAAAAGTGAGCTCGTTGTCGAAAACATGAACGTGCTTTTCATTCATCTTGTTCAGCTTGGTGCGACGCTGCAGTTCACTCCGAGAATTCTTGAAATCGGTAGAAGAACGGCCAAGATTGAGGTAGAGGTCACTGCTGAAGGGAAGCTAGTGAGCAAAGTATTGCTTGTTGTACAATTACTTCAGCATACGCCGTAAATAAAAAAGAGCCTCTAAAAAGGCTCTTCAGGTTGGTGTGAAACGCGTGCATTCGGCGTAGCCTTGCCATATTCGGTGCTCATTGTCGTGTGGCAACTAAGCACCTTCTACGGCTTTGCTATTTGT
Coding sequences:
- a CDS encoding DRTGG domain-containing protein yields the protein MATKHEQILQFIYSLDVGQRISVRGIAKAMNVSDGTAYRAIKEAENKGFVSTIERVGTIRIEKKDRNNFQELTYAEVVNVIDGQVLGGKEGLHKTLNKFVIGAMKLDAMMTYTEAGNLLIVGNRIEAHKLALEAGAAVLITGGFNTDDDVKALADEHKLPIISSKHDTFTVADMINRAIYDQMIKKEIVFVEDIQTSFEHTHYLYTTDPVQRWLDKNEETNHSRYPVVDEHRKVVGMVTSRDILHHEAGELIEKVMSKQLFTITKKTTVASAAQMMIWNGIEMVPVVDEMQRLVGIISRQDVLKALQRHPQSSGETLDNAILASLKTVHNQRNERTYTCELTPQMTNALGTMSYGVFTTLLVEAATRLLNIHRKSELVVENMNVLFIHLVQLGATLQFTPRILEIGRRTAKIEVEVTAEGKLVSKVLLVVQLLQHTP